TGATCTAAAATGGTAGACAAAAAAGAACCCGCAAAGGGATGGCCAGTAGTTAAGGGCGAATACGATGTCGGAGATGCGAAGAGCGACGTCGCCGTAGCGACCTGCGGCTCGCACTTCGGCATGTGGCCCATCAAGGCTGGCGCGGCAATTGCCGGCCCCTTCAAGACCGAGAACCTGGGTATCGAGAAGATCGTCGCGAACATCATCTCCAACCCGAACATCAGGTTCGTCGTGGTGTGCGGCTCGGAAGTCAAGGGCCACATATCGGGCGATGCCCTGATAAGCCTGTACAAGTTCGGCCTGAAGGACGGAAGGATCGTTAACGCAAAAGGCGCTATCCCCTTCATCGAGAACCTCGACGCAAACGCCGTCAAGAGGTTCCAGGAACAGGTACAGCTCATCGAGATGGTGGACGTCGAGGACGAGGCTAAGATCACTCAGGCGATCAAGGACTGCATCGCGAAGGACCCCGGCGCGTTCGCGGCGGAGCCGATGCTCATCACCATCAAGGAGAAGGAAGAGGAAGTCGTAGCCGGAGCGGCCATTAAGCCGATCTCGGGCGAGCTCGCCGTCATCCAGTCAAGGCTCAGGTCGATCAAGGACGATGTCAAGGACATCGGCTACATGAGCAAGTTCACGATGGGCTGGTATGCGGGCAAGATGGAAGGCATCGCCATAGGCATAGTGATCTGCCTGATGCTTCTCGCCTTACTGTTCCCCGGCGGCATCGACTGGACGAAATTATTATTGAAACCGTAGGAGGAGCTAAAATGGCAGAATCTATTGCAGTAGCGGCAACCCAGGCGCCCCCAGAAAGCGCCTTCGTGCCCATCATCGACGACATCTGCTATCGGGCCCAGCTTGCTGCCAGGAACCAGAAGATGTCCTCGGCAGTGGGCGCCACCAAGGTGCTGGGCTTCCTTATCGGGGCCTTATTCGCGCTTGGCATGGTGCTGATCCCGCTGGCGCTTATAGGAGGTCTCTAAAATGATACCCGCAGCAGC
The Methanocella sp. DNA segment above includes these coding regions:
- the mtrA gene encoding tetrahydromethanopterin S-methyltransferase subunit A translates to MVDKKEPAKGWPVVKGEYDVGDAKSDVAVATCGSHFGMWPIKAGAAIAGPFKTENLGIEKIVANIISNPNIRFVVVCGSEVKGHISGDALISLYKFGLKDGRIVNAKGAIPFIENLDANAVKRFQEQVQLIEMVDVEDEAKITQAIKDCIAKDPGAFAAEPMLITIKEKEEEVVAGAAIKPISGELAVIQSRLRSIKDDVKDIGYMSKFTMGWYAGKMEGIAIGIVICLMLLALLFPGGIDWTKLLLKP
- the mtrF gene encoding tetrahydromethanopterin S-methyltransferase subunit F, with protein sequence MAESIAVAATQAPPESAFVPIIDDICYRAQLAARNQKMSSAVGATKVLGFLIGALFALGMVLIPLALIGGL